A window from Streptomyces sp. NBC_00299 encodes these proteins:
- a CDS encoding histidine phosphatase family protein: MSLRVTFVAAARSSPLLAERFEDGRPLDQAGWDEVQLAARDLLPLAAAELRYCSPTPRSRATGDALGYAPLVQLALRDCDMGRWRGLTLGEAMAREPEAVDAWLADPRGTPHGGESLLAFIARVGNWLDTRPVEDGGRIVAVAEPSVIRAALVYALKAPPSTYWNIDVRPLSTTTVTGRAGRWYLRLEGAPVQPSRA; this comes from the coding sequence ATGTCGCTTCGGGTCACGTTCGTCGCCGCCGCGCGCAGCTCCCCGCTGCTCGCCGAGCGCTTCGAGGACGGCCGGCCGCTGGACCAGGCCGGCTGGGACGAGGTGCAGCTCGCCGCGCGCGACCTGCTGCCGCTGGCGGCGGCCGAGCTGCGCTACTGCTCGCCGACCCCGCGCAGCCGTGCCACCGGCGACGCCCTCGGCTATGCACCGCTGGTGCAACTCGCCCTGCGCGACTGTGACATGGGCCGCTGGCGCGGGCTCACGCTCGGCGAGGCGATGGCCCGTGAGCCGGAGGCGGTGGACGCCTGGCTGGCCGACCCGCGGGGCACACCGCACGGCGGCGAGTCGCTGCTCGCGTTCATCGCCCGGGTCGGCAACTGGCTCGACACCCGGCCCGTGGAGGACGGCGGTCGTATCGTCGCCGTGGCCGAGCCGTCGGTGATCCGTGCCGCGCTGGTGTACGCGCTGAAGGCGCCGCCGTCGACGTACTGGAACATCGACGTGCGTCCTCTGTCGACGACCACCGTGACCGGCCGGGCCGGGCGTTGGTACCTCCGCCTCGAGGGGGCGCCGGTTCAGCCCTCGCGGGCGTAG
- a CDS encoding DUF6314 family protein — MGEFWPVPDALAYLAGSWRAVRSVRDLASGDEGVFSGTTVFGPLEGGGLLHHESGTFVWRGVPRPAERTLRFLPGTARGTADVRFSDGRPFHDLDLTSGHHIADHPCSADLYRGEFTVVDEDHWRTVWRVRGPAKDLVLTTDYAREG, encoded by the coding sequence ATGGGCGAGTTCTGGCCGGTACCGGATGCACTGGCGTACCTCGCCGGGAGCTGGCGAGCCGTCCGATCCGTGCGGGATCTGGCGAGCGGGGACGAGGGGGTGTTCTCCGGTACGACGGTTTTCGGCCCGCTGGAGGGCGGCGGGCTACTGCATCACGAGTCCGGCACCTTCGTCTGGCGGGGCGTCCCGAGGCCCGCCGAACGGACGCTGCGCTTCCTGCCCGGCACCGCGCGGGGCACCGCGGACGTCCGGTTCTCCGACGGCCGCCCCTTCCACGACCTCGATCTGACCTCCGGGCACCACATCGCGGACCACCCCTGCTCGGCCGACCTCTACCGGGGCGAGTTCACCGTCGTCGACGAGGACCACTGGCGGACGGTGTGGCGGGTGCGCGGCCCCGCCAAGGACCTGGTCCTCACCACCGACTACGCCCGCGAGGGCTGA
- a CDS encoding alpha-L-arabinofuranosidase C-terminal domain-containing protein translates to MPRTPSRWRFGVAATAFLAAAALIPAPAHAEDVTDYAITVDPTAQGAKIDDTMYGVFFEDINRAADGGLYAELVQNRSFEYSTADNGSYTPLTSWTADGTAQVVNDSGRLNERNRNYLSLGAGSSVTNAGYNTGIRVEQGKRYDFSVWARAESGSTLSVGLKDAAGALATARQVAVKGGWARYKATFTATRTSSRGRLAVAATDAAALDMVSLFPRDTYKNQANGLRKDLAEKIAALQPGFVRFPGGCLVNTGSMEDYSEASGWQRKRSYQWKDTIGPVEQRATNSNFWGYNQSYGLGYYEYFRFSEDIGAMPLPVVPALVTGCGQNKAVDDEALLKRHIQDTLDLIEFANGPATSKWGKVRAQMGHPKPFHLTHLEVGNEENLPNEFFARFQQFRAAIEARYPDITVVSNSGPDDSGTTFDTAWKLNREANVEMVDEHYYNSPDWFLQNNDRYDSYDRSGPKVFLGEYASQGNAWKNGLSEAAFMTGLERNADIVKLASYAPLLANEDYVQWRPDLVWFNNRSSWNSTNYEVQKLFMNNVGDRVVPSKATTTPDVSGPIAGAVGLSTWATSAAYDDVKVTAADGSTLLSDDFSGDASKWTHSGGGSWSVQDGQYVQSDVAAENTMVSAGDPSWHDYDLHVKATKKSGKEGFLVAFGVKDTGNYYWWNLGGWNNTQSAIEQAVDGGKGTLMTKAGSIETGRAYDIDIKVRGRQVTLYLDGKEWGSFTDDKPAEPFRQVVTEDTRTGDLIVKVVNARSAPARTAIDLGGAEVAAKARVTTLAADQDAVNTETDAPVTPVTSTFSGVADEFTYTFPANSVTFLRIKQR, encoded by the coding sequence ATGCCACGCACCCCCAGCCGCTGGAGATTCGGCGTCGCCGCCACCGCCTTCCTGGCGGCAGCCGCCCTGATCCCGGCCCCCGCCCACGCCGAGGACGTCACCGACTACGCCATCACCGTCGACCCCACCGCTCAGGGCGCGAAGATCGACGACACGATGTACGGCGTCTTCTTCGAGGACATCAACCGGGCCGCGGACGGCGGTCTGTACGCCGAGCTCGTGCAGAACCGGTCCTTCGAGTACTCCACCGCCGACAACGGCTCCTACACCCCGCTCACCTCCTGGACGGCCGACGGCACCGCGCAGGTCGTGAACGACTCCGGCCGGCTCAACGAGCGCAACCGCAACTACCTCTCCCTCGGCGCCGGTTCGTCCGTCACGAACGCCGGATACAACACCGGCATCCGGGTCGAGCAGGGCAAGAGGTACGACTTCTCGGTGTGGGCGCGCGCCGAGAGCGGCAGCACCTTGAGCGTGGGCCTCAAGGATGCCGCCGGCGCGCTGGCGACCGCCCGCCAGGTGGCCGTGAAGGGCGGCTGGGCCCGGTACAAGGCCACGTTCACCGCGACCCGCACCAGCAGTCGCGGCCGTCTCGCCGTCGCCGCCACGGACGCGGCGGCCCTCGACATGGTGTCGCTGTTCCCGCGCGACACCTACAAGAACCAGGCGAACGGCCTGCGCAAGGACCTTGCGGAGAAGATCGCCGCGCTGCAGCCGGGCTTCGTGCGCTTCCCCGGCGGCTGCCTGGTCAACACCGGCTCCATGGAGGACTACAGCGAAGCCTCCGGCTGGCAGCGCAAGCGCTCCTACCAGTGGAAGGACACCATCGGCCCGGTCGAGCAGCGCGCGACCAATTCCAACTTCTGGGGCTACAACCAGAGCTACGGCCTCGGCTACTACGAGTACTTCCGCTTCTCCGAGGACATCGGCGCCATGCCGCTGCCCGTCGTCCCGGCCCTGGTGACCGGCTGCGGCCAGAACAAGGCAGTCGACGACGAGGCGTTGCTCAAGCGGCACATCCAGGACACCCTCGACCTCATCGAGTTCGCCAACGGCCCGGCGACCTCCAAGTGGGGCAAGGTCCGGGCGCAGATGGGCCACCCGAAGCCGTTCCACCTCACCCACCTGGAGGTCGGCAACGAGGAGAACCTCCCGAACGAGTTCTTCGCTCGGTTCCAGCAGTTCCGCGCCGCGATCGAGGCCAGGTACCCGGACATCACGGTCGTCTCCAACTCCGGTCCGGACGACAGCGGCACGACCTTCGACACCGCCTGGAAGCTGAACCGCGAGGCGAACGTCGAGATGGTCGACGAGCACTACTACAACAGCCCCGACTGGTTCCTGCAGAACAACGACCGCTACGACTCCTACGACCGCAGCGGCCCCAAGGTCTTCCTCGGCGAGTACGCCTCCCAGGGCAACGCCTGGAAGAACGGCCTCTCCGAAGCCGCGTTCATGACCGGCCTGGAGCGCAACGCGGACATCGTCAAGCTCGCCTCGTACGCCCCGCTGCTCGCCAACGAGGACTACGTCCAGTGGCGGCCGGACCTGGTCTGGTTCAACAACCGCTCCTCCTGGAACTCGACGAACTACGAGGTCCAGAAGCTGTTCATGAACAACGTCGGCGACCGGGTCGTCCCCTCGAAGGCGACCACCACGCCGGACGTCAGCGGCCCGATCGCCGGTGCCGTCGGCCTCTCGACGTGGGCGACCAGTGCCGCGTACGACGACGTGAAGGTCACGGCGGCGGACGGGTCGACGCTGCTCAGCGACGACTTCTCCGGCGACGCCTCGAAGTGGACGCACTCCGGCGGCGGCAGCTGGAGCGTCCAGGACGGCCAGTACGTGCAGAGCGACGTGGCCGCCGAGAACACGATGGTGTCGGCCGGCGACCCGAGCTGGCACGACTACGACCTGCATGTGAAGGCCACCAAGAAGTCCGGCAAGGAGGGCTTCCTCGTCGCGTTCGGCGTCAAGGACACCGGCAACTACTACTGGTGGAACCTGGGCGGCTGGAACAACACCCAGTCCGCGATCGAGCAGGCCGTGGACGGCGGCAAGGGCACGCTGATGACGAAGGCCGGGTCGATCGAGACGGGCCGTGCCTACGACATCGACATCAAGGTGCGCGGCCGCCAGGTCACCCTCTACCTCGACGGCAAGGAGTGGGGCAGCTTCACCGACGACAAGCCGGCCGAGCCGTTCCGCCAGGTCGTCACCGAGGACACCCGCACCGGTGACCTGATCGTCAAGGTCGTCAACGCCCGGTCGGCCCCGGCCCGCACGGCGATCGACCTGGGTGGCGCCGAGGTCGCCGCCAAGGCCCGGGTCACCACCCTGGCCGCCGACCAGGACGCGGTGAACACCGAGACGGACGCCCCGGTCACGCCCGTGACGTCCACCTTCTCGGGGGTCGCCGACGAGTTCACGTACACCTTCCCGGCGAACTCCGTGACGTTCCTGAGGATCAAGCAGAGGTGA
- a CDS encoding DUF6215 domain-containing protein: MAEKIGTPEQGHNAWGQAVAAVALFAAIAAGLWVSEGTSGNSGPPAATCSDEEPGKSTGRVTGKQLCEALLRPDLAKLLGTPAETAKTAFGNDGSAGLEGGKDIPMPSAEVEFDTYTVTLSATYDDLPVAGSHALLGEGEQHTVLDRPAVLYSDRTIRINFRLDGGDAEAGTGVPLRALMVAQDAKDGGGSYDVTLWRSDGMVPDDAVLLRVAEKVLPTVPGWAAGS, from the coding sequence ATGGCCGAAAAGATCGGCACGCCGGAACAAGGCCACAACGCGTGGGGGCAGGCCGTCGCGGCCGTGGCGCTGTTCGCCGCGATCGCCGCCGGTCTGTGGGTGTCCGAGGGGACATCCGGGAACAGCGGTCCACCGGCAGCCACGTGCTCCGACGAGGAACCCGGCAAGAGCACCGGGCGGGTGACCGGAAAGCAGCTGTGCGAGGCCCTGCTGCGCCCCGATCTCGCGAAGTTGCTGGGCACACCGGCCGAGACCGCGAAGACCGCCTTCGGCAACGACGGCTCCGCCGGACTCGAAGGCGGCAAGGACATCCCGATGCCCTCCGCGGAGGTCGAGTTCGACACCTACACCGTGACGCTGTCGGCCACCTACGACGACCTCCCCGTGGCCGGGTCCCACGCACTGCTCGGGGAGGGGGAGCAGCATACGGTTCTGGACCGTCCGGCGGTGCTGTACTCGGACCGGACCATCAGGATCAACTTCCGCCTCGACGGGGGCGACGCCGAGGCCGGTACCGGCGTCCCGCTCCGCGCCCTCATGGTGGCCCAGGACGCGAAGGACGGCGGCGGATCCTACGACGTGACCCTGTGGCGTTCGGACGGCATGGTGCCGGACGACGCCGTACTGCTGCGGGTCGCCGAGAAGGTGCTGCCGACGGTCCCGGGATGGGCCGCCGGCAGCTGA
- the argC gene encoding N-acetyl-gamma-glutamyl-phosphate reductase gives MAVRAAVAGASGYAGGELLRLLLAHPEVETGALTGHSNAGQRLGALQPHLLPLADRVLQETTPEVLAGHDVVFLALPHGQSAAVAEQLGPDVLVVDMGADFRLKDAGDWETFYGSPHAGTWPYGLPELPGGRAALAGSKRIAVPGCYPTAASLALFPAYAAGLAEPEAVIVAASGTSGAGKALKPHLLGSEVMGSMSPYGVGGGHRHTPEMIQNLSAAAGERVSVSFTPTLAPMPRGILATCTAKAKDGVSGESVRAAYEKALADEPFVHLLPEGQWPATASVYGSNAVQVQVAFDAAANRIIAISAIDNLTKGTAGGAVQSMNIALGFHENTGLSTIGVAP, from the coding sequence ATGGCGGTACGTGCGGCAGTGGCCGGAGCGAGTGGGTACGCGGGCGGGGAACTGCTGCGTCTGCTCCTGGCGCACCCCGAGGTCGAGACAGGGGCCCTGACCGGGCACTCGAACGCGGGCCAGCGGCTGGGTGCGCTGCAACCGCACCTGCTGCCCCTCGCCGACCGTGTGCTCCAGGAGACCACCCCCGAGGTGCTCGCCGGGCATGACGTCGTCTTCCTCGCGCTGCCGCACGGCCAGTCCGCCGCCGTCGCCGAGCAGCTCGGCCCGGATGTGCTGGTCGTCGACATGGGCGCCGACTTCCGGCTGAAGGACGCGGGCGACTGGGAGACGTTCTACGGCTCCCCGCACGCCGGCACCTGGCCGTACGGCCTTCCCGAGCTGCCGGGCGGCCGCGCCGCGCTCGCGGGGTCCAAGCGCATCGCGGTACCCGGCTGCTACCCGACCGCCGCCTCGCTCGCCCTGTTCCCGGCCTACGCCGCCGGCCTCGCCGAGCCCGAGGCCGTGATCGTCGCCGCCTCCGGCACGTCCGGCGCGGGCAAGGCGCTCAAGCCCCATCTGCTGGGCAGCGAAGTCATGGGCTCCATGTCGCCGTACGGCGTCGGCGGCGGGCACCGGCACACGCCCGAGATGATCCAGAACCTCAGCGCGGCGGCGGGGGAGCGGGTCTCTGTCTCCTTCACTCCGACCCTCGCTCCCATGCCCCGCGGCATCCTCGCCACGTGCACCGCGAAGGCGAAGGACGGGGTCAGCGGCGAGTCCGTCCGCGCCGCCTACGAGAAGGCCCTCGCCGACGAGCCCTTCGTCCACCTCCTCCCCGAGGGGCAGTGGCCCGCCACGGCGTCCGTCTACGGTTCGAACGCCGTTCAGGTGCAGGTCGCATTCGACGCCGCCGCGAACCGCATCATCGCGATCAGCGCCATCGACAACCTGACCAAGGGCACGGCCGGCGGCGCCGTCCAGAGCATGAACATCGCCCTCGGGTTTCACGAGAACACCGGGCTTTCCACGATCGGAGTCGCACCGTGA
- the argJ gene encoding bifunctional glutamate N-acetyltransferase/amino-acid acetyltransferase ArgJ: MSVTAAKGFTAAGIAAGIKENGNPDLALVVNNGPRRAAAGVFTSNRVKAAPVLWSEQVLKSGEVSAVVLNSGGANACTGPKGFQDTHATAEKVAEVLGRGAIEVAVCSTGLIGVLLPMDKLLPGVETAADQLSEHGGEKAAIAIKTTDTVHKTSVVTKDGWTVGGMAKGAGMLAPGLATMLVVLTTDAVLDSDVLDRALRAATRTTFDRVDSDGCMSTNDTVLLLASGAADVTPAYEEFAEAVRQVCDDLGQQLIRDAEGASKDIKVEVINAATEDDAVEVGRSVARNNLLKCAIHGEDPNWGRVLSAIGTTSAAFEPDRLNVAINGVWVCKNGGVGEDREKVDMRYREVHIVADLAAGSETATIWTNDLTADYVHENSAYSS, encoded by the coding sequence GTGAGCGTCACGGCCGCAAAGGGATTCACGGCGGCGGGCATCGCCGCCGGGATCAAGGAGAACGGCAACCCGGACCTGGCCCTCGTGGTCAACAACGGGCCCCGCCGCGCCGCCGCCGGTGTCTTCACCTCCAACCGAGTGAAGGCAGCGCCGGTGCTGTGGTCCGAGCAGGTGCTGAAGAGCGGCGAGGTGTCCGCCGTCGTCCTCAACTCCGGTGGCGCCAACGCCTGTACGGGCCCCAAAGGGTTCCAGGACACCCACGCCACCGCCGAGAAGGTCGCCGAGGTGCTCGGCCGCGGCGCCATCGAGGTCGCCGTCTGCTCGACCGGCCTGATCGGCGTCCTGCTGCCGATGGACAAGCTGCTCCCCGGCGTCGAGACCGCCGCGGACCAGCTCTCCGAGCACGGCGGCGAGAAGGCCGCCATCGCCATCAAGACCACGGACACCGTCCACAAGACGTCCGTCGTGACCAAGGACGGCTGGACCGTCGGCGGGATGGCGAAGGGCGCGGGCATGCTCGCCCCCGGGCTCGCCACCATGCTGGTCGTCCTCACCACCGACGCCGTCCTCGACAGCGACGTACTGGACAGGGCACTCCGGGCGGCGACACGCACGACCTTCGACCGCGTCGACTCCGACGGCTGCATGTCCACCAACGACACCGTGCTGCTGCTCGCCTCCGGGGCGGCGGACGTCACCCCGGCATACGAGGAGTTCGCCGAGGCCGTACGGCAGGTCTGTGACGACCTCGGTCAGCAGCTGATCCGGGACGCCGAGGGCGCCAGCAAGGACATCAAGGTCGAGGTGATCAACGCCGCGACCGAGGACGACGCCGTCGAGGTGGGCCGCTCCGTCGCCCGCAACAACCTCCTGAAGTGCGCCATCCACGGCGAGGACCCCAACTGGGGCCGTGTCCTCTCGGCGATCGGCACGACGTCCGCCGCCTTCGAGCCGGACCGGCTCAACGTCGCCATCAACGGCGTCTGGGTGTGCAAGAACGGCGGCGTCGGCGAGGACCGCGAGAAGGTCGACATGCGCTACCGCGAGGTGCACATCGTCGCCGACCTCGCCGCCGGGTCCGAGACCGCCACCATCTGGACCAACGACCTCACCGCCGACTACGTCCACGAGAACAGCGCGTACTCCTCATGA
- the argB gene encoding acetylglutamate kinase yields the protein MSNSPARKHTALPKAQILIEALPWLVRHNGKTVVIKFGGNAMVDEELKAAFAQDVVFLHHAGLKPVVVHGGGPQISAALDKHGIVSEFKAGLRVTTEDAMDVVRMVLAGHVQRELVGLLNQHGPLAVGLTGEDAHTITATRHQPEIDGELVDIGRVGEITAIDTGAIEALLADGRIPVVSSIARSQDDGHVYNVNADTAAAALAAALGAETLMVLTDVEGLYEDWPHSDEVISRLTASQLEKLLPELSSGMVPKMEGCLHAVRGGVTTARVIDGRVQHSILLEIFTDEGIGTMVVADAEEGDAE from the coding sequence ATGAGCAACTCACCCGCGCGCAAGCACACCGCGCTCCCCAAGGCCCAGATCCTCATCGAGGCCCTCCCCTGGCTGGTCCGGCACAACGGCAAGACCGTCGTCATCAAGTTCGGCGGCAACGCCATGGTCGACGAGGAGCTGAAGGCCGCCTTCGCCCAGGACGTCGTCTTCCTGCACCACGCCGGCCTCAAGCCGGTCGTCGTGCACGGCGGCGGCCCGCAGATCAGCGCCGCCCTCGACAAGCACGGCATCGTCAGCGAGTTCAAGGCGGGGCTCCGGGTCACCACCGAGGACGCCATGGACGTCGTACGGATGGTGCTGGCCGGGCACGTCCAGCGGGAACTGGTCGGGCTGCTCAACCAGCACGGTCCGCTGGCCGTCGGCCTGACCGGCGAGGACGCGCACACCATCACCGCCACCCGGCACCAGCCCGAGATCGACGGCGAGCTCGTCGACATCGGCCGGGTCGGCGAGATCACCGCCATCGACACGGGCGCGATCGAGGCGCTGCTGGCCGACGGCCGGATCCCGGTCGTCTCGTCGATCGCCCGGAGCCAGGACGACGGACATGTCTACAACGTCAATGCTGATACGGCGGCTGCGGCACTCGCTGCTGCGCTGGGCGCCGAAACCCTCATGGTCCTCACCGACGTCGAGGGCCTCTACGAGGACTGGCCCCACTCCGACGAGGTGATCAGCCGCCTCACCGCTTCCCAACTGGAGAAGCTGCTGCCGGAGTTGTCCTCCGGCATGGTGCCGAAGATGGAGGGCTGCCTGCACGCGGTCCGGGGCGGCGTGACCACCGCCCGCGTCATCGACGGCCGGGTCCAGCACTCGATCCTGCTGGAGATCTTCACCGACGAGGGCATCGGCACGATGGTCGTGGCGGACGCCGAAGAGGGGGATGCCGAATGA
- a CDS encoding acetylornithine transaminase has translation MTGNQELTQRWQGSLMNNYGTPRLPLVRGAGLKVWDTEGRQYLDFVGGIATNALGHAHPAIVEAVSKQVASLGHISNFFMAEPTVALAERLLQLFGRDGKVFFCNSGAEANEAAFKIGRLTGRTHMVATDGGFHGRTMGALALTGQPAKQEPFLPLPGDVTHVPYGDAQALAAAVTEETALVIIEPVQGENGVVVPPPGYLKAARAITAATGSLLVLDEVQTGVGRSGHWFAYQAHEGVLPDLVTLAKQLGGGLPLGATVAFGRAAELLQPGQHGTTFGGNPVACAAGLAVLDTIANDGLLENVKRQSEKLRDGIEALGHPLIGHVRGAGLLLGIVLTEPHAAKVQQVAQDAGFLVNAPAPDVVRLMPPLNLGDDEVEALLQALPGILDQANGDGSGE, from the coding sequence ATGACCGGCAATCAGGAGCTCACCCAGCGCTGGCAGGGCTCCCTCATGAACAACTACGGCACCCCGAGGCTGCCCCTCGTCCGCGGTGCGGGCCTCAAGGTCTGGGACACCGAGGGCCGGCAGTACCTCGACTTCGTCGGCGGCATCGCCACCAACGCGCTCGGCCACGCCCACCCCGCGATCGTGGAGGCCGTGAGCAAGCAGGTCGCCTCCCTCGGCCACATCTCCAACTTCTTCATGGCCGAGCCGACCGTCGCCCTCGCCGAGCGGCTGCTCCAGCTCTTCGGCCGGGACGGCAAGGTCTTCTTCTGCAACTCCGGCGCCGAGGCCAACGAGGCCGCGTTCAAGATCGGCCGGCTGACCGGGCGGACCCACATGGTCGCCACCGACGGCGGCTTCCACGGCCGGACCATGGGCGCCCTCGCGCTCACCGGCCAGCCCGCCAAGCAGGAGCCCTTCCTGCCGCTGCCCGGCGACGTCACGCACGTGCCGTACGGGGACGCGCAGGCGTTGGCCGCCGCGGTCACCGAGGAGACCGCCCTCGTGATCATCGAACCGGTCCAGGGCGAGAACGGCGTGGTCGTGCCACCCCCCGGCTACCTCAAAGCGGCCCGGGCCATCACGGCGGCGACCGGCTCGCTGCTGGTGCTCGACGAGGTGCAGACCGGTGTCGGCCGGTCGGGGCACTGGTTCGCGTACCAGGCCCACGAAGGCGTGCTGCCCGACCTGGTCACCCTCGCCAAGCAGCTCGGCGGCGGGCTGCCGCTGGGCGCGACCGTCGCCTTCGGGCGGGCCGCGGAGCTGCTGCAGCCCGGCCAGCACGGGACGACGTTCGGCGGGAACCCGGTCGCGTGTGCCGCCGGTCTAGCCGTGCTGGACACCATCGCGAACGACGGGTTGCTGGAGAACGTCAAGCGGCAGAGCGAGAAGTTGCGGGACGGGATCGAGGCGCTGGGCCACCCGTTGATCGGTCATGTCCGGGGCGCGGGACTGCTCCTGGGTATCGTGCTCACCGAGCCGCACGCCGCCAAGGTGCAGCAGGTGGCTCAGGACGCCGGTTTCCTGGTGAACGCGCCCGCCCCCGATGTCGTACGGCTCATGCCGCCGCTGAACCTCGGTGACGACGAAGTGGAGGCGCTTCTTCAGGCCCTTCCCGGCATCCTGGACCAGGCCAACGGGGACGGATCCGGAGAATGA
- a CDS encoding arginine repressor, giving the protein MSQAQDHGHNEANGAVGPAVPQTRTARHRRIVDILNRQPVRSQSQLAKLLSDDGLSVTQATLSRDLDELNAVKIRNNDGDLIYAVPSEGGFRTPRAPLGESAKEERMRRLSQELLISAEASANLVVLRTPPGAAQFLASAIDQAELQDILGTIAGDDTLLLISRNPTGGQALADHLLRLAQNGH; this is encoded by the coding sequence ATGAGTCAGGCGCAGGACCACGGGCACAACGAGGCGAACGGGGCCGTCGGGCCTGCCGTGCCGCAGACCCGCACCGCACGCCACCGCCGGATCGTGGACATCCTCAACCGGCAGCCCGTGCGCTCGCAGAGTCAGCTGGCGAAGCTGCTGTCGGACGACGGGCTGAGCGTCACTCAGGCGACGCTCTCCCGGGATCTGGACGAGCTCAACGCGGTGAAGATCCGCAACAACGACGGTGACCTGATCTACGCGGTGCCGAGCGAGGGCGGCTTTCGTACTCCTCGGGCGCCGCTCGGGGAGTCGGCGAAGGAGGAGCGGATGCGGCGGTTGTCGCAGGAGCTGCTCATCTCCGCGGAGGCCTCTGCGAATCTCGTGGTCCTGCGTACCCCTCCGGGGGCCGCGCAATTTCTGGCCTCGGCCATCGATCAGGCCGAGCTGCAGGACATCCTGGGGACGATTGCCGGTGACGATACGTTGCTGCTGATCAGCCGGAACCCAACGGGGGGTCAGGCCCTGGCCGATCATTTGTTGAGGTTGGCTCAGAACGGCCACTGA
- a CDS encoding FAD:protein FMN transferase has protein sequence MGTVFSFDVRGGDPGAVQAALGEAVAGLHRVDEVFSTYRDDSQISRLARGELTVEECDPEVAEVLELGAEAERLSEGWFSTRYEGRLDPTGIVKGWSAERAARRLVDLPGVTGVSLNGGGDVQLLGVPGPQRPWRVGVSDPLRPGGLAAVISAAGASELAVATSGTAERGDHIVDPRTGRSAVTDLVAVTVVAPSLTWADCWATAAFAMGSRQGLRWLESLPDVEALLITAGDEVRCTGGLASRLG, from the coding sequence ATGGGGACGGTCTTCTCCTTCGACGTCCGCGGCGGGGACCCCGGTGCCGTGCAGGCGGCGCTGGGCGAGGCCGTCGCGGGGCTGCACCGGGTCGACGAGGTGTTCAGCACCTACCGCGACGACAGCCAGATCTCCCGGCTGGCGCGCGGTGAGCTGACCGTCGAGGAGTGCGATCCGGAGGTCGCCGAAGTGCTGGAGCTGGGCGCCGAGGCGGAGCGGCTCAGCGAGGGCTGGTTCAGCACGAGGTACGAGGGCCGCCTCGACCCGACCGGCATCGTCAAGGGCTGGTCCGCCGAACGCGCGGCCCGCCGCCTCGTGGACCTCCCCGGTGTGACCGGCGTCAGCCTCAACGGCGGCGGCGACGTCCAGCTGCTGGGCGTGCCGGGCCCTCAGCGCCCCTGGCGGGTGGGCGTCTCCGACCCCCTGCGCCCCGGCGGCCTCGCGGCAGTCATCTCGGCCGCCGGCGCGTCCGAACTGGCGGTCGCCACCTCCGGCACGGCAGAACGGGGCGACCACATCGTCGACCCCCGCACGGGCCGCTCAGCGGTGACGGACCTGGTGGCGGTGACGGTGGTGGCACCCAGTCTGACCTGGGCGGACTGCTGGGCGACGGCGGCTTTCGCGATGGGTTCGCGGCAGGGCCTGCGCTGGCTGGAGTCGCTGCCCGACGTGGAGGCCCTGCTGATCACGGCAGGCGACGAGGTGAGATGCACAGGCGGCTTGGCATCTCGACTCGGGTAA